The region AATCCAGGTGCTGATCGTACCGGGCGCGATGCCCAGCAGATCGCCCAACTCTTTTTGCGTGCTGAAGCCATAGGCATCAAGCATGCGGCGCAGCACAGCCTTGCCGCCCGATGACAGAATCTGCTCATAAAGCGCTTTGCCTTTCAGCGGCGATTTATGCGTAAAAACATTCGCATTTGCGAACTCTCCGGTGACCAGCCATCCGGCATCTGCTCCGGTATCAAGCGCGCACTTCAAAATAATATTACCCGGCACGTTCCCTCGCTGAACCCAGTTACTGATTGTGTTGGTAGGTATCTCAGTGACCTCGCTCAGTTCCTTCTGAGTCTTTACTCCGTAGCTTGACATGATGCGCTCAAGCACGAAGGCCGCAGACACGGCATTACTATTTGTATTCAAAAACACCTCACGAGTATTTACATATACACGTTACGTGTCTTATAGTGTCTACACAGCACATGTAACACCATAGAACACCCTGGCCTGGGGGAGATATTGCTTTATGTCGGACGAGATTTCAATTCTATCGCGCATTTCTGAGGAAAATCCTACATCAACGAGTCCATCCGTTGAGACAGAAACCGGCTTTTCGGCCGTCAATCGACGGCCTCATGCTATACCTGACCAAGCGTCGGTTTCTTTCACCGGCTTGCGCAACACGGTCTACGCCGCTGCGCCGGCATCCGAGGTGCGGCGTGCGGCATGCCACATAAGGAAACAGCATGTCCGGCTTGCCTGTATCACGCCTCAACGCGATTTTGCAAATGCAAAAACGGTCTTCGCCACCGTAACGACAACAGCCCGGTTTTCCCACCTCATCGCTGTCTATACGCTACCGGAGCGGCACAGTCGTTCTACCGTTGTGAATGGCGACAATGATTTTAACGCAAAATTCGGAAAATCGAATTCTGGTTATATTCTGCTCGGGTTTCCGCAGGCTGCCGGCCACGATGGCAAACGAGCGTTATCATGAAGCCCCATTATGCCTTTACCGCCGACCATCTGCAGACCCTGCCGCCCAATTTGCGGGCGCTGATCGGAAAACACTTCGCGGATTCGCGCTGGGCGCAGACCTGCGTTTTTTACCGGCGGCTCTCCGAACGCTATCGCCGCACGCTGTGTTTTCATGCTGCACTGCACCATCGCTGGTGCGTCTATCAACTGGAAGAGATGGATGAAATGGCGCGTGAAAGAATTGTCAGCGCACTGAATGAACTGCGTAGCGCATTCGGCTTGCCGGAAAAACAGGCGCAGAGCCAGTTGCTGCTCTCGGTTCGGGTCCTCACCCTCAGCGAGCGCCGCACGCTGTTTTTCCATGCCGGGCTCTCGACCCAGGAATTCGATCAACCCTTGCGACGCATTGACGAGTCGGATTGCCAGTGGGCGAAAGCGCTTAACCGCGCCCTCGGTGAGCTGCACCACCTGTTTGCCGAGGCGCCCGACATTCTGACCAGTATCAGACCCGAGCACTATTTCAGACCCGAACCCTATTCTCGTTGACCGTTTCGCTGACGACGGATCTCGCCAGAAAAAACGACATCGTTAACTCAACCGCCAGCACACAGGCCGCCGCTCAGGCTGGTCCACATTGTTGCTGCTTAACATCAGGAAATTGTATGAAAAAAACACAGCCGAACCACAAGGTGCCGTCTCTCGCCAGGCAGCACATCCCAAATGACGTCTGGCGTACAGACTTCGCCCATCGCTATAGCGAGCATCTGGACCAGTTGGCGCAACACGCCCGACAGGAACAGTTATCCGCTCAGGAACTGGTGGCGTTGCTGCAACAGGAAGCCGAAAACATCCGACATCAGATTTGGGAGGCGCACTAATGGCAGACAGTATGGACATTTCCCAGGAGCAGCAAGCCATGCTGCTGGATGCGCAAATCGCCCATGCCCGCAAAGCCCCTACGGCTCACGCCGCCCATGTCTGTGAGGACTGTGATGCGCCGATTCCCGAGGCCCGCCGTCAGGCGATCCCTGGCGTGACGTGCTGCGTGGCATGTCAGGAAATTCGCGAACAGAAGCAACGTCACTACCGTCCGCCGTCCTGAGCGAGCTTTCACTGACTAACAAGCCAGGGTCAATCTGCGGCTATTCCCGCCGGGAATCTGGCAAACACTCATCGGGTAGGTAAACGCTGGTTAGTTATGACGTCCGACAACGCTGAAAAAAACGCCGACAACCGTGGCAACCGCTGGGTATACCCGTGGAATGCGCCCCGCCCCGCCATTCTGCCCGAATCCAGCGTATTGTCTTC is a window of Dickeya solani IPO 2222 DNA encoding:
- a CDS encoding DUF2732 family protein translates to MKKTQPNHKVPSLARQHIPNDVWRTDFAHRYSEHLDQLAQHARQEQLSAQELVALLQQEAENIRHQIWEAH
- a CDS encoding TraR/DksA family transcriptional regulator, which translates into the protein MADSMDISQEQQAMLLDAQIAHARKAPTAHAAHVCEDCDAPIPEARRQAIPGVTCCVACQEIREQKQRHYRPPS